Below is a window of bacterium DNA.
GCCAGACCTGCGTACAGATCGGGGAGTATCCCGGACTCGATTTCAAGAAAAGCTTTGGTCCCGGGACGGTGATGCGCCGCGCCATGGCGCGCAGTATCCTCGACCTGCTTCGCAGGGAGAAGCCGGACATCATCATTACCCACGGCTCAGGCGGCGAATACGGGAATTACTTCCACGTGACTGTGCATGATCTCGTTGCTGATGCCGCACGCAGGGCTGGAAACGAGTTCATCCTTCAGCTCTTTACCGGTTTTCCCGAATACAATTACAGCGATCATATCACGCATTACCTCGATCTCGATGCGGATGGTGGAGTATTGAGAAAACGCAAGTTTGATGCCTTCAGGCATATCAGTTACATCTACCGGGCCGGCAACGACTACGACAAGCCCTGGAATCCGAACGACAAGCTGATGGACGGCGTGTTTGTCAAGGATTACGGCTATACTCCCACCGAGGGCAAACCGCCGCGGTACGAGTTTTTCCAGCAGGTCAGACTCCGCTGATCCGATGCGCATCATCCACATCGTCAACCATTTTCTTCCTTCGCCCGGCGGCGTTGAATGGAGCGTCTTGCGGACAGCCGAGGCACAGAGCCGGCAGGGTGACGATGTGACGGTGATTACCGAAACATCCCGCGGTGATTATAACGATGATGCGCTGCCGTTTCGTGTACTGCGCTTCCGGGTTCATCTGCTGCGACCTTTGACACGTGTGTTCTACTGGCAATGGATGTGGAAACATCGCGACATGCTCGCCGCAGCGGATGTGCTGCATTTCCACGACTACACACCGTTCTTCCACTGGTTTATCCCTCTGCGCTTTGTGCTGCGGCGTCCACTCTACGCGATCACCTTTCACGGTTTTGAACACTGGCCGGTAAAGTTGCGGCACAGGATGATGCGCGGCATCACCGCAAGACTCTGTCACCTGCGCTTCGCCGTAGGGGAATACGTAAGAAAAATCTACCGCCATCCGGTGGATGTCGTGTACCTGGGTGCCCCGGTGCGGAGCGTGCAGTCCCGGAGTCCTTCACCCGATCCGGTATTCGTCTATGCCGGCCGTCTCGAAGAGGATACGGGTATTCTCGAAACAGCACGGGCGCTTTCGCGGACCGCTGCAACGCAGGGCATTGCCGTGCATCTCGAAATCGCAGGGGAAGGACGACAGCGTCACGCCCTCGAATCGCTACGGAGTCCGCATTTCCGTATCACATTTCATGGGCGCGTGGAAGATCCGGAGCGGCTCTTCGCGCATGCGCGCTTCGTCATAGCAGCGGGCTTTCTCGGGATGTTTGAAGCGATGCAGAGTGGACTCCCCGTGCTGGTCCCTGCACTGACGGACATCAGGAAAATGTACGCAGCTTCCATCCCTGACGTCGATGCGCTCATGACCGTCATGAGAAGCCCGGAAGGACTCGAAAAGACTCTCGCGGAAAGTCTGCAATCACCGTTGGCGGACGCCTTTCTGCGTCGTGCCGAAGCCGCCCGTATGTTTGTTTCTGAGCACACATGGAAGGATATTGCCGAGTTGCTCGCAGCGTCATATTCCGCCGCAATGAACGCACGGAATCGGAGCTCGGAACGCATGACAGGAGGGGGAGTAAAGACGGAGCACTGATAACACATGCAGAACGAATCCACATATCATTTCATTTTCTTCGGGCTGACCAGTTTCAGCAGTCTGCCGCAGCGTGAGCAGGGACTGGCGACGGAATGCGCAAGGCTTGGGCACCGGGTGGACTTCATCGAGATCGCGCCGTCCCTTGCAGGTCGTACGCATGCACTGAAAAACCGCATGTTCGAACCTCTCGCGAGAGACAGTGGATTTGAACGCAGCAACGGCATTCCCAATCTGCATATCCATACACCACCGACGCTGCCGACGGGGTTTCGCAACAGCCTGACGCCAGGTATCGATCGGACCGTGTTCCGCCGCTGGTTCCGTCGCCGTTTCCGCGACCTCGATCTGTCAGCCAGCATCGTCATGGTCATGATGCCGCTGTGGTGGGGAAACTTCATTGACAGGGACTTCCTGAATCCCCGCCTGCTCATCTACGATATCTGCGACGCGCTTGAAGTGCAGAGTCGCAGCCGAAGTACGCTCGAACGTCTTCGGGCAAGCGAATCCGCACTTGCCGCTGAAGCTGATCTCATTACCTACAGTGCGCGCGAAATGGAAACGGACATCAGCGAACGCTTCCCGGATACCTCCGCGTTTTTCCTGCCCAATGCGGTTTCACGTGATTTCATCGCCGCCATCGACGACGAGCCTGTTCGTTTCCGGAATGGTGACCCCAAGCACATCGGGTACATCGGCGCCACCAATGGAAAGTGGTTTGACGCGGATCTCGTCATCGAGACCATGAAGCGATTTCCCGACTGCAAAATTTCCGTTATCGGTCCGGTAGACAAACCGTTTGCCGACCGCTGCACAGCCCTTCCTCATGTGACCCTGCATGGTTTCGTTTCCCATGATGCGCTTCCGCAGCATCTGCGTTCTTTCGATGTCGCACTCATTCCGTTCCGCGACAATGATATCACCCGCGTGGTAAACCCGCTCAAGCTGTACGAGTATGCCTCGGCCGGACTGCCCGTCGTCGCTACACAAACGGCGGAGCTGCGGCATTACGATGCATACTGCTATCTCGCCGCAAACAGGGAAGACTATTTCTCGGGCATTCGGCGCGCACTGCAGGAGGACGATGACCACCTGCGTTTGGTGCGGCATCGTTTCGCCGCCGCGAATACCTGGGAGCAGCGCGTTTCCCAGTTGATCGCATTCCTCTACCGGCACGAGGCGGCAGCCTGATATGCGTCGACTCATCAACAGCATTCGTGAACTGCTCCCGCATAGCGCCCGCGACGCCGGCGTGGTGTTTGGTGGTGACGTATTCGCGAAATCGCTGACGTTCCTGATTACACTGTTGATGATGGATCAGCTTACTCCGGACGAATATCGTCTGTACGGACTCTTCATCACCGTCCTTGCTGCGGTCAACCAGTTCACCGACAGTGGTCTGCATCAGAGCTTCATCCGTTTCTCAGCGCTGTACAACAGGACAAATCCCTCCCGCGCACAGGCGCATTTTCATTTTGCCATCCGCGCCAAGACCATCATCATTCTCTTTACCGCGGCCCTTCTGTATTTCCTGGCTGACACCATCAGCAGCACGCTGCTGCGAACCCCCGAGCTCGGCGGACCGCTGCGTATCATGACGATCGCCATCATCGGCGGGGGAATGATGGAGTTTATCCTCGCCGTGCTTCAGGCGCGTCAGCAGTTCGTGCATTTCACCATCGTCCGCATCAGCGAAGCGGTGATCAAAACAGGAGCCATCTATGCAGGGCTCCTGGCCGGCGCATTCTCTCTGCTTCTCGTCTACTACTCCTACGCCGCCGCGCCGCTGATCGTCGGTTTTGTGGCGGCCTGGTTCGTCTCATCCCGTAACGGGGCAGCGGATGGCGTGAACTGGAAAGATGTCGGACGTGAAATCTGGGCATTCGGGAAATGGATGATGATTACATCCTTCGCGACAATGTTCCTCATGCGACTCGACGTTTTCATGATATCCCCGCTGCTGGCACATCAGCCGGAGGAGGCAGGACTGTACATCGCTGCGGCGAGACTCTGTACCCCGCTTATGGTTCTGGCGGGTTCGGTGTCCACCGTGTTTTTCCCGAAGGCCATGGAATTGCGTACGCTCGATGAAATGCGCCGGTACGTACGGCGGACCTTCAGTGTGAGTCTGCCCGTCACGGGGATTGGTCTGCTGTATCTCGTCGCCATGTATTTCATCACGCCGCAGTATTTCCCGAATTACACCGCGTCGATGCCACTGTTCGCCGTGCTATTCATCGGATATGCGTGGACGATCATCGGCAATCCACTGACCATACTCATCCTCAGTCTCAACCGCGCGCGCATCGCGACATACATCGCGCTGGGGCAGCTCGTGCTGACTGTGGCTTCCCACTACTATTTCATCACCACACTCGGTTCCATGGGGGCCGCGATCAGCAGCGTCCTCGTCTGGTTCATCGCTGGCACCGTGTCGATGCTGTACATCTACAGGCATCGGCATGAAATCGTAAGCGCGACGAACACGGAGGCGGCGTCATGAAATTGCTGATGGCGCGCATCGCTTCCTGGCTGTTTCGCAAAATGCAGGGCGCCGACCTGTTTCTCGCATTGCGGGATTTGCGCAGCCGCGGTCACGGAATTGATTCAACGGCCACGTTCGGTCCCCGCGTCCAACTGCAGATCGACGCATCCTCATCATGCCGTATCGGTGCCGGTACGGAGGTTCTGCATGACAGCTGGCTGATTACACATCCAGGCGACACGATGGATATCGGCAGCCGGGTGTTCATTTCCCAGCACTGCACCGTATCCGGCAGTGTGCGCATCGGTGACGATACGCTCATCGGTGGCTTTGTTACCATCATCGACGGCAAT
It encodes the following:
- a CDS encoding glycosyltransferase family 4 protein — translated: MRIIHIVNHFLPSPGGVEWSVLRTAEAQSRQGDDVTVITETSRGDYNDDALPFRVLRFRVHLLRPLTRVFYWQWMWKHRDMLAAADVLHFHDYTPFFHWFIPLRFVLRRPLYAITFHGFEHWPVKLRHRMMRGITARLCHLRFAVGEYVRKIYRHPVDVVYLGAPVRSVQSRSPSPDPVFVYAGRLEEDTGILETARALSRTAATQGIAVHLEIAGEGRQRHALESLRSPHFRITFHGRVEDPERLFAHARFVIAAGFLGMFEAMQSGLPVLVPALTDIRKMYAASIPDVDALMTVMRSPEGLEKTLAESLQSPLADAFLRRAEAARMFVSEHTWKDIAELLAASYSAAMNARNRSSERMTGGGVKTEH
- a CDS encoding glycosyltransferase codes for the protein MQNESTYHFIFFGLTSFSSLPQREQGLATECARLGHRVDFIEIAPSLAGRTHALKNRMFEPLARDSGFERSNGIPNLHIHTPPTLPTGFRNSLTPGIDRTVFRRWFRRRFRDLDLSASIVMVMMPLWWGNFIDRDFLNPRLLIYDICDALEVQSRSRSTLERLRASESALAAEADLITYSAREMETDISERFPDTSAFFLPNAVSRDFIAAIDDEPVRFRNGDPKHIGYIGATNGKWFDADLVIETMKRFPDCKISVIGPVDKPFADRCTALPHVTLHGFVSHDALPQHLRSFDVALIPFRDNDITRVVNPLKLYEYASAGLPVVATQTAELRHYDAYCYLAANREDYFSGIRRALQEDDDHLRLVRHRFAAANTWEQRVSQLIAFLYRHEAAA
- a CDS encoding oligosaccharide flippase family protein → MRRLINSIRELLPHSARDAGVVFGGDVFAKSLTFLITLLMMDQLTPDEYRLYGLFITVLAAVNQFTDSGLHQSFIRFSALYNRTNPSRAQAHFHFAIRAKTIIILFTAALLYFLADTISSTLLRTPELGGPLRIMTIAIIGGGMMEFILAVLQARQQFVHFTIVRISEAVIKTGAIYAGLLAGAFSLLLVYYSYAAAPLIVGFVAAWFVSSRNGAADGVNWKDVGREIWAFGKWMMITSFATMFLMRLDVFMISPLLAHQPEEAGLYIAAARLCTPLMVLAGSVSTVFFPKAMELRTLDEMRRYVRRTFSVSLPVTGIGLLYLVAMYFITPQYFPNYTASMPLFAVLFIGYAWTIIGNPLTILILSLNRARIATYIALGQLVLTVASHYYFITTLGSMGAAISSVLVWFIAGTVSMLYIYRHRHEIVSATNTEAAS